One part of the Humulus lupulus chromosome 9, drHumLupu1.1, whole genome shotgun sequence genome encodes these proteins:
- the LOC133800785 gene encoding probable protein phosphatase 2C 4, producing the protein MGNGAGKIGRCFADVGEISLRHDIAVVISNPLDEGHGRSFCYIRPDPSPLSASKIQNDGNNSVNNPKTTTFRAISGAYVSANTFTPLSTSLIDMYPDTSGNFDKAASFESSTLFASIPLQPVPRLSFHGAPVSGPIERGFMSGPIERGFASGPIDRGLYSGPIEKKSRDDEDEDGSDDDDGDKLEKSFSRGEFKVSDKPEKQSFVKFLKRAISSSISRGRGNNKSIVAPIKGVISVKESDSEKTVENNVAVSSTNLISHVSSNGDEDNTNNDDSLKSQNNLQWAQGKAGEDRVHIVISEEHGWVFVGIYDGFNGPDAPDFLLSNLYPAVHKELKGLLWNEKFESSANSDSNSSNSEETEQPQMKTQVFDKENTDSETNLDIKKQGKSQRRWKGEWNRERLELDKKLKENFNRPGSKKTENVLRALSEALRNTEDAYLDIADKMVMENPELALMGSCVLVMLMKGEDVYLMNVGDSRAVLAQKVMENNPINEFELSNLTSLQLTMDHSTYMKEEVERIKNEHPDDASAVMNERVKGYLKVTRAFGAGFLKQPKWNDALLEMFRINYVGSCPYITCLPSVYHHRLSSRDRFLILSSDGLYQYFTNEEAVSEVELFIASFPEGDPAQHLVQEVLFRAARKAGMDFHELLDIPQGERRRYHDDVSIIVISLEGRIWRSSV; encoded by the exons ATGGGCAACGGCGCAGGAAAGATCGGTCGTTGTTTCGCCGACGTCGGAGAAATCTCTCTCCGGCACGACATCGCAGTCGTTATCTCAAACCCGCTCGACGAAGGCCATGGCCGCTCCTTCTGCTATATCAGACCCGACCCGTCTCCTCTCTCGGCATCCAAAATCCAAAACGACGGCAATAACAGCGTCAACAACCCGAAAACGACGACGTTCAGAGCTATCTCCGGCGCCTACGTGAGCGCCAACACCTTCACACCCCTCTCCACATCTCTCATTGATATGTATCCGGACACCTCTGGTAATTTCGACAAAGCCGCTTCGTTCGAGAGCTCCACTCTCTTCGCTTCGATTCCTCTCCAACCGGTGCCACGTCTCTCGTTCCATGGAGCTCCCGTGTCGGGTCCAATTGAGCGGGGCTTCATGTCGGGTCCGATAGAGCGTGGCTTTGCTTCCGGTCCGATTGATCGTGGGTTGTATTCGGGTCCGATTGAAAAGAAGTCAcgtgatgatgaagatgaagatggtagtgatgatgatgatggtgataaGCTGGAGAAGAGCTTTTCTCGGGGTGAATTCAAGGTTTCGGATAAACCCGAAAAACAGAGCTTCGTGAAATTTCTTAAGAGAGCGATTTCGAGTAGTATATCTCGTGGTCGTGGGAACAACAAGTCCATTGTAGCTCCGATAAAAGGAGTTATTTCTGTAAAAGAATCGGATTCTGAGAAGACTGTTGAGAATAATGTAGCTGTGAGCAGTACTAATTTGATCAGCCATGTGAGCTCGAATGGTGATGAAGATAATACTAATAACGATGATTCGCTAAAGAGTCAGAATAATCTTCAATGGGCGCAAGGGAAAGCGGGTGAGGATCGAGTCCATATTGTGATATCTGAGGAACATGGTTGGGTTTTCGTGGGAATCTATGACGGTTTTAACGGTCCTGATGCTCCTGATTTTCTACTTTCTAATCTCTACCCTGCTGTACATAAGGAACTCAAGGGTTTATTATGGAATGAAAAGTTTGAATCTTCAGCCAACTCGGATTCAAACTCATCGAATTCGGAAGAAACTGAACAACCCCAGATGAAAACTCAGGTGTTTGATAAGGAAAACACAGATTCAGAAACTAATTTGGACATAAAAAAGCAAGGAAAGAGTCAGAGAAGGTGGAAAGGGGAATGGAACAGGGAAAGACTAGAGCTTGATAAGAAATTGAAAGAGAATTTCAATCGTCCCGGATCGAAAAAAACAGAAAATGTTCTGAGAGCACTTTCAGAGGCTTTGAGAAACACAGAAGATGCATATTTGGACATAGCAGATAAGATGGTTATGGAGAATCCAGAGTTGGCTTTGATGGGTTCTTGTGTATTGGTTATGTTGATGAAAGGAGAAGATGTTTACTTGATGAATGTTGGTGATAGTCGAGCGGTTTTGGCTCAAAAGGTTATGGAGAATAATCCCATTAATGAATTTGAATTGTCTAATTTAACTTCTTTACAGCTGACCATGGATCATAGCACATATATGAAAGAG GAAGTGGAAAGAATTAAGAATGAACATCCTGATGATGCTTCTGCAGTGATGAATGAGAGAGTCAAAGGGTATTTGAAGGTCACTCGAGCTTTCGGCGCCGGCTTTCTCAAACAG CCAAAGTGGAATGATGCGTTGCTCGAGATGTTCAGAATAAACTACGTTGGAAGTTGTCCATACATAACATGTTTACCCTCAGTTTATCACCACAGACTGAGCTCAAGAGACAGATTTTTGATACTGTCTTCTGATGGATTATACCAATACTTCACCAATGAAGAGGCAGTCTCTGAAGTTGAACTTTTCATTGCTTCGTTTCCTGAGGGAGATCCTGCTCAGCATTTGGTTCAAGAAGTCTTGTTTAGAGCAGCAAGGAAGGCTG GAATGGACTTTCACGAGTTGCTCGATATCCCACAAGGGGAACGCCGACGTTACCACGACGACGTTTCCATCATTGTTATTTCTTTGGAGGGAAGAATATGGCGTTCGTCTGTGTAA